The genomic segment ATAGCAAGCCCGACGCCAGTATTTCCTGACGTCGGTTCGATGATGGTGCCGCCGGGTTTCAGACTTCCGTCCTGTTCGGCTGCTTCGATCATCGCAAGCCCAATACGGTCCTTGATTGATCCGCCGGGATTCGACCGCTCCGACTTCACCCACACTTCCGCGTTAGGAAACATACGTGCAAGCCGGATATGCGGGCTATTGCCGATGGTCTCGAGGATGGATTGGGCTTTCATGGACTTTTTCCTCTATATTGCGGTTCAAATGTTCGGGCATTTTTGAGCTCTGGAAATAGCCACGCCCAAGCGCCTGTTACTATTATGGCACCTGCTCCGCCAAAAACAACCGCACCGACTGGACCAAGCAGAGCCGCCGCAACACCGGACTGTAACTCGCCCAATTCGTTAGATGCGGAAATGGCGAGGCCTGATACTGAACTCACACGCCCTCGCATATCGTCGGGTGTGTTCAATTGCACCAAGGACGAGCGGACATATACCGAGAGCATGTCGGAAGCGCCAAGCAGGATAAGCATGATGAGCGCCACAGCCATGCCAGCGCCCATATTCAACGCAGCGATCCGGCCATCGCCGAAGACATGCGTGCCGATCTCGTGACTCAATCCAAACCCGATTGTCGCCAATCCAAAAACCACAACGGCCCACAGCATTTTGCTACCGACATTGTGACGCAAAGGGCGAAAGGTCAGGAGCAGTGCAACAAGCGAAGCGCCTATGGCCGGTGCGGCTCTCAGTTGGCCGAGCCCATCGGGCCCGACCTGCAAGATGTCGCGGGCATATACGGGCAAAAGCGCGGTTGCCCCTGCCAACAGCACGGCAAACAGATCAAGTGTTATCGCCCCCAGCAAAAAGCGTTCCGACCAGGTATAACGTATGCCATCGATCATTTGCCGCACCGGATGAACCTTGCGCTCCATGGGAGGCGGATACACCGGCTTCACGAAACTGAGGCTGGTCGAGGCCAGCAATAACAATGCGGCGGAGACCCAATAAGGCGTAGACGGATTTGTCGCAAAAAGAAGCCCTCCGGCAGCGGGGCCGAAGACCGATCCGACCTGCCAAGCAATAGAGCTCATTGCGATCGCACGGGGCAGGGAAGTGGGCGGTACGATATTGGGCGCAATTGCCGACATAGACGGGCCAACAAACACCCGCGCAACCCCATGCAACGCTGCGAATACAAAGAGCAGGGGTAATGTCAGGGTGTCGCTGTAGGTGAACCAACCCAAGGCCAACGCCACAAGCATGTCGATGGAATTGGCAACTCGCGCCACGGTACGACGTTCCCATCGGTCCGCTGCCCAACCGGCGACGGGTGTCAGAAGTGCCAAAGGTACAAATTGGAATAGCCCGAGTAACCCTAACTGCAGCGAAGCTTCACGGATCGACATGCCGTAATCGCTGCGCGCAATGTCATAGGCCTGATAGCCGATCACGACGACCATCCCCATCGTAGCAAGCACCGCCGTAAAGCGTGCCAGCCAGTAAAAGCGGAAATCAGCTATCGCGAGAGGATGGATTTCTTTGGTGGTCATTAGCTTTTTAAAAAGGAAACAGGATGGTGCTTTTTCGCTAGCTATCAAATTAGCATTTGCAACGAATTGATTTCAGATTTCCTCGGGGACACCTTGGTAGAGGTTGATCGTTTCGAACAGTGCGGTCAGCGCTTCGCGTTCAGCGACACTGATTTCCGGTCGCCAAACCTCAAACAACAATACGACCCGCGTCTCCTTACTGCGATTCCATGCTTCATGTTCGATACTGTCATCGAATATGAGTGCTTGGCCATCTTTCCATGCTCTCGTTTCACTCCCGACACGTAAGGCACAGTTTTCCGGTATGATGAGCGGGATGTGGCAAATCAGGCGCGTGTTGAGCAACCCGTGGTGGGGCTTGATATGGGTGCCGGGTTTTAACAGAGACCAAAGCGCAATGGGCGATCGTTTGTCGATCCGCGGCATCGGTGCCAATTCTAAAGCGGCCATTGTTGTCGGACAGCGCGTTGCGTGCTCTTCGACAATTTCGCCGCTCTTCCAGAAATAATAGGCACCCCAACTCGGGTCGTTAATCAAGGGGTTGGCGGCATGCGGTCGGTCACCGCTTGATTCAACATAGGGTGCAAAATCTTGCCCGTCGGATAACACCGAGACCAACTCGGCGCGCATCGCTGGGATTTTTGCTTCTATTTCGCCAATCCAGTCAAATTCGGACCGCTCGTAAAATTGTTTTTGAGGCAAGCCCGGAAAATAGAAGCTTGAGGGCTCCTGGAGATATAACTGCTTCTTACCCAACAAAAGATCGATTGCATTTTGGATGCGCGCTTCGCCAGCGACGCCGCTTTTCTGAAGGCTATCGAGCAAGTGCTGCTCAAATCGTTTTTGGCTCTCCACCACAAAATTTTCCGCACGTTGCAGCATTGGCCGCAACGCTATGGGAATGTCACTTTGCGAAGACGCCTGATTTAGCGCGGCTTGGAAGAACGCACTTGCTGCGCGGTCGTCGCCGAGCCGTGCTTTCAACTCCGCCGTCAGAATGAGGGCGGGTATGTCACGGCTATTCAATTTCAATTGCGCTTGAAGGGCGGCTTCTTCCGTTTCGGTATCGCCGATCATATTACTGGCTTGCGCAAGCATCAGCCAAGGCCGCTCTTGTTCGTCGATTTCCAAAAGGAGCCTGCGCGCGGTATGTCCATCTCGCCGCTGCAATGCACCGCGGGCTTCGTCCGCTAAAGATTGGCTTTGATCGCGCATAGCCTTTGACTTGCCAAATATTGTCGCGGCTGACCAGCGTAAGATTGCACTGCGGGATCAGGTGCGGTTTTCGGCTTATAAAAAAGGCTTAGGCAAATTCGCCTTGATGAAGGGCTTCCTTTGCCAATGCCTCAATAGCGGGATCGGGATCATAATAAGTTGCATGAAACTGGATTGTACCTGAATCCCTGATAATCTGGATGTCCCGGTTTTCGACCGCACTTCGGCTCGGAAGATCGTAAAAGATTCGAACCAAGGGCATCGAATAATCTTCCGGGTCCTCACCGATAACAACGGCCAAGGTTTCGTTCGTCAAATGCACAATACTTCCGATTGGAAATATTCCGAGGCTTTCGACGAAAGCGCGCAACAACTTCTGGTCAAAATGGCCATTCCAACTCATCATTTTTGCCAAGGCCATCGCACCCGACAATGGTTTGTTGTAGCTACGCTGGGACGTAATCGCGTCATATACATCACAGATTGCAGCCATGCGCGCTGCCAAACTGATATTCTCTCCGGATAT from the Sphingorhabdus lacus genome contains:
- a CDS encoding MFS transporter, which codes for MTTKEIHPLAIADFRFYWLARFTAVLATMGMVVVIGYQAYDIARSDYGMSIREASLQLGLLGLFQFVPLALLTPVAGWAADRWERRTVARVANSIDMLVALALGWFTYSDTLTLPLLFVFAALHGVARVFVGPSMSAIAPNIVPPTSLPRAIAMSSIAWQVGSVFGPAAGGLLFATNPSTPYWVSAALLLLASTSLSFVKPVYPPPMERKVHPVRQMIDGIRYTWSERFLLGAITLDLFAVLLAGATALLPVYARDILQVGPDGLGQLRAAPAIGASLVALLLTFRPLRHNVGSKMLWAVVVFGLATIGFGLSHEIGTHVFGDGRIAALNMGAGMAVALIMLILLGASDMLSVYVRSSLVQLNTPDDMRGRVSSVSGLAISASNELGELQSGVAAALLGPVGAVVFGGAGAIIVTGAWAWLFPELKNARTFEPQYRGKSP
- a CDS encoding aspartyl/asparaginyl beta-hydroxylase domain-containing protein is translated as MRDQSQSLADEARGALQRRDGHTARRLLLEIDEQERPWLMLAQASNMIGDTETEEAALQAQLKLNSRDIPALILTAELKARLGDDRAASAFFQAALNQASSQSDIPIALRPMLQRAENFVVESQKRFEQHLLDSLQKSGVAGEARIQNAIDLLLGKKQLYLQEPSSFYFPGLPQKQFYERSEFDWIGEIEAKIPAMRAELVSVLSDGQDFAPYVESSGDRPHAANPLINDPSWGAYYFWKSGEIVEEHATRCPTTMAALELAPMPRIDKRSPIALWSLLKPGTHIKPHHGLLNTRLICHIPLIIPENCALRVGSETRAWKDGQALIFDDSIEHEAWNRSKETRVVLLFEVWRPEISVAEREALTALFETINLYQGVPEEI